The Flavobacterium sp. 1 genome contains the following window.
TGCAGGCTCAATACCCAAAAGACACTGGTTTTAAACTGCATTACTTTATTGCGGACACTCGACAAAAATCGGATCGCATTGGTGTAAATTACAATTTCACAACGTTTGACAGATCTGGGTATGGTCCTTGGCATTATGGAAGTGCACAATACATCAGACAACGAGATTGGGGTTCTGCCATTGCCAGAATAAATTATTCAAACCGATATGCTGATGGTCAAACCGTTGCCGAAGGATTACAATACGAGGCCGAATCTTACTTATTTACTGGCAAAAACAGTTATTCTTATATTGGCGGCAGTTATAGCAATGATCCGGTATTTCCAAAATTCAGGCTTGGATATTCTTTTTTTCATAATTTCGAAAAAGGCTGGGAAGGCGATCTGGGAATTAGATATATTGATACCAAAGATTCTGGAATTACTACTGCAGTTGCTGGAGTTGGTAAGTATTTAGGTTCATATTGGCTTAATTTAAGATCCTTTTTTCAATTTAATGAAAGTGATATGTATCCTGCCTTTACATTAACAGCCCGCTATTATTTCAACACTCGATTTGATTACATAACATTGATAGCTGGATATGGAACTTCCCCAGACGAACGAACAACAATTGGCCAAATACAACCGCGCCTTTCATTAGATTCTTACAGACTTGGAGCTGGCTATTATAAAATCATTGGAGGTCATTATATAACAGGGCTTCAATTGAATTATAACAATCAAGAATATACTCCTGACAAAAAGCAAAACGAAACCGAAATTGCATTGATGTTCCAATATCAATTCTAAAAAAATGCAGACGAAACA
Protein-coding sequences here:
- a CDS encoding YaiO family outer membrane beta-barrel protein; translated protein: MKKRRYTKTFFILLLLLGVAENNSVWSQKTDVDSLLNAAINEVNKDKNYDSALKKTHKGIKLAPDYLDFHLLAGRIHQLNNTKDSARYYYNYVIDRNPVYEDAFSYLINMDIEDKNYSDAEITVNKAIEAHSGKKDFRYKKLAIYELQGEKKKSEDYLKEMQAQYPKDTGFKLHYFIADTRQKSDRIGVNYNFTTFDRSGYGPWHYGSAQYIRQRDWGSAIARINYSNRYADGQTVAEGLQYEAESYLFTGKNSYSYIGGSYSNDPVFPKFRLGYSFFHNFEKGWEGDLGIRYIDTKDSGITTAVAGVGKYLGSYWLNLRSFFQFNESDMYPAFTLTARYYFNTRFDYITLIAGYGTSPDERTTIGQIQPRLSLDSYRLGAGYYKIIGGHYITGLQLNYNNQEYTPDKKQNETEIALMFQYQF